The following proteins come from a genomic window of bacterium:
- a CDS encoding trypsin-like peptidase domain-containing protein, with amino-acid sequence MRTLSVLLLLPFLAACNGGGPGSATAPSSVASVQQALVAAVERAVPAVVNIRTVTRFAHGTPGSGLRPDGRPPEYLVDLLEENGGFRENSLGSGVIIGEDGLIVTNEHVIRDADEIVVRLSDRSEYRAKVVGADVRTDVAVLRIQPSGKLPVATLGDSSRLKVGEFAIAVGNPFGLESTVTLGVVSATGRSAEPDLEGGDDFIQTDASINPGNSGGPLLNARGEVVGINTAMVTAGQGIGFAIPINTVRSVEQDLVAHGTVRRGWIGLGIQVLPPELAEAFGAKGEKGILVNRVVPGSPAERGGVRMGDILVAFGKARVSGVKEFQRLVAGTATGSPVTLEILRAGKRVAATVTVEEAEKQASVRRPPPREPVDPLGMAVRTVPKHLLREMELRGGVEVTFVETASPAWDGGVREGDVLLSINRET; translated from the coding sequence TTGCGAACGCTTTCCGTTCTTCTCCTCCTCCCGTTCCTCGCCGCGTGCAACGGCGGAGGGCCGGGGAGCGCGACGGCGCCGTCCAGCGTCGCCTCGGTCCAGCAGGCGCTCGTCGCCGCCGTGGAGCGCGCCGTCCCCGCGGTGGTCAACATTCGCACGGTCACCCGCTTCGCGCACGGAACGCCGGGGTCCGGGCTACGGCCGGACGGCCGCCCCCCGGAGTACCTCGTGGATCTGCTCGAGGAGAACGGCGGGTTCCGCGAGAACTCCCTCGGCTCGGGGGTCATCATCGGGGAGGACGGGCTGATCGTCACCAACGAGCACGTCATCCGCGACGCGGACGAGATCGTGGTCCGGCTTTCGGATCGGAGCGAGTACCGTGCGAAGGTAGTCGGTGCGGACGTCCGGACGGACGTGGCCGTGCTGCGGATCCAGCCGTCCGGGAAGCTCCCGGTGGCGACGCTGGGCGACTCCTCCCGCCTGAAGGTCGGGGAGTTCGCCATCGCGGTGGGGAACCCGTTCGGCCTCGAGAGCACCGTGACCCTCGGCGTGGTGAGCGCGACCGGGCGCAGCGCGGAACCGGACCTCGAGGGCGGGGACGATTTCATCCAGACCGACGCGTCGATCAACCCGGGAAACTCGGGGGGGCCGCTCCTCAACGCGCGGGGGGAAGTGGTCGGGATCAACACGGCGATGGTGACCGCGGGCCAGGGGATCGGCTTCGCCATCCCGATCAACACGGTCCGGTCGGTGGAGCAGGACCTGGTCGCGCACGGGACGGTTCGGCGGGGGTGGATCGGCCTGGGAATCCAGGTCCTCCCTCCGGAGCTGGCCGAGGCGTTCGGAGCGAAGGGCGAAAAGGGGATCCTGGTGAACCGCGTCGTTCCGGGCAGCCCCGCCGAGCGGGGGGGCGTGCGGATGGGGGACATCCTGGTCGCCTTCGGAAAGGCCCGCGTATCCGGGGTCAAGGAGTTCCAGAGGCTGGTCGCCGGGACGGCGACCGGTTCCCCGGTGACGCTCGAGATACTCCGCGCGGGGAAACGGGTGGCGGCGACGGTGACGGTCGAAGAGGCGGAGAAGCAGGCATCGGTCCGGCGCCCGCCCCCCCGTGAGCCGGTGGATCCTCTCGGGATGGCCGTGCGGACCGTACCCAAGCACCTGCTGCGGGAGATGGAGCTTCGCGGAGGCGTCGAAGTGACGTTCGTCGAGACCGCCAGCCCGGCGTGGGACGGCGGCGTCCGGGAAGGGGACGTCCTTCTCTCCATCAACCGGGAAACG
- a CDS encoding bifunctional riboflavin kinase/FAD synthetase, whose amino-acid sequence MDVIEGSGNFSPPEETSLTIGNFDGVHLGHRELIRRTVAHARDLRLQAVALTFTPHPVRFFTPRARFYEITSMGEKASRMEELGIDLLVVESFTGAIGGMEPEEFARTVVHERLRARFVTVGYDFTFGRNRAGSPGMLRRIGSGLGFEVDVVPPLLRGGAIVSSSRIRELLLSGRVREAEELLCRPYSVSGRVIPGAARGRKLGFPTANVEFVQELLPLPGVYVIDAAVGGVVRRGVANVGFNPTFGENSLAVEAHILDFEGDLYGQEMTVRFRDRIRDERKFESVEELVRQIEKDVGYARSARLT is encoded by the coding sequence ATGGATGTCATCGAGGGGTCCGGGAACTTCTCCCCGCCAGAGGAGACTTCCCTGACGATCGGAAATTTCGACGGGGTGCACCTTGGCCATCGGGAGCTTATCCGGCGGACCGTGGCGCACGCCCGGGATCTCCGCCTGCAGGCCGTCGCGCTCACCTTCACGCCGCATCCGGTCCGCTTCTTCACCCCCAGGGCGCGCTTCTACGAGATCACATCGATGGGGGAAAAGGCGTCCCGGATGGAGGAGCTCGGGATCGATCTCCTGGTCGTCGAATCGTTCACCGGGGCGATCGGCGGGATGGAACCGGAGGAGTTCGCCCGGACGGTCGTCCATGAGCGGCTGCGCGCCCGTTTCGTCACGGTGGGATACGACTTCACCTTCGGAAGGAACCGGGCGGGATCTCCCGGGATGCTCCGGCGGATCGGGAGCGGGCTCGGGTTCGAGGTGGATGTCGTCCCGCCGCTTCTGCGCGGGGGGGCGATCGTGAGCTCCAGCCGCATCCGGGAGCTCCTGCTCTCGGGACGGGTGCGGGAGGCCGAGGAACTCCTGTGCCGACCGTATTCGGTGTCCGGTCGGGTGATCCCCGGCGCCGCCCGGGGGCGAAAGCTCGGGTTCCCGACGGCAAACGTCGAGTTCGTGCAGGAACTCCTCCCGCTGCCGGGAGTGTACGTGATCGACGCCGCGGTGGGGGGTGTCGTGCGGAGAGGGGTGGCCAACGTCGGGTTCAACCCCACCTTCGGGGAGAACTCCCTCGCGGTGGAGGCGCACATCCTGGACTTCGAGGGCGATCTCTACGGGCAGGAGATGACGGTGCGCTTCCGGGATCGCATCCGTGACGAACGGAAGTTCGAGAGCGTGGAGGAACTGGTGCGCCAGATCGAGAAGGATGTCGGGTATGCGCGGTCGGCGAGGCTAACTTAG